The following proteins come from a genomic window of Achromobacter sp. AONIH1:
- a CDS encoding amidohydrolase family protein has product MPDTHPYDYILAGGTVIDGSNTPGVKADVGVRGDRVAAVGDLSGAAARERIDVSGLVVAPGFIDSHTHDDNYLLRRRDMTPKISQGVTTVVTGNCGISLAPLAHPAPPAPLDLLDEGGSYKFTRFADYLDALRATPAAVNAACMVGHSTLRAAVMPDLHRPATPAEIDAMRALAEEAMASGAIGVSTGTFYPPAAHATTEEIIEVCRPLATHGGIYATHMRDEGEHIVPALEETFRIGRELDVPVVISHHKLAGQPNFGRSTETLALIERAMAAQDVSLDAYPYVAGSTMLKKDRVLLAGRVIITWCKPCPELTGRELDEVAAERGKSKYDVVDELQPAGAIYFMMDEGDVQRILSFPPTMIGSDGLPHDERPHPRLWGTFPRVLGHYSRDLGLFPLETAVWKMTGLTAAKFGLAGRGQVQPGCYADLTVFDPARIADAASFERPTERAAGIHSVYVNGAPVWREHAFTGRHPGRVLGRGPEA; this is encoded by the coding sequence ATGCCAGATACCCACCCCTATGACTACATCCTCGCCGGCGGCACCGTCATCGACGGCAGCAACACGCCCGGCGTCAAGGCCGACGTGGGCGTGCGCGGCGACCGCGTGGCCGCCGTGGGCGACCTGAGCGGCGCGGCCGCGCGCGAACGCATCGACGTGTCCGGCCTGGTGGTCGCGCCCGGCTTCATCGACTCGCACACGCACGACGACAACTACCTGCTGCGCCGGCGCGACATGACGCCCAAGATCTCGCAGGGCGTCACCACCGTGGTCACCGGCAACTGCGGCATCAGCCTGGCGCCGCTCGCGCATCCCGCGCCGCCGGCGCCGCTGGACCTGCTGGACGAGGGCGGCTCGTACAAGTTCACCCGCTTCGCCGACTACCTGGACGCGCTGCGCGCCACGCCCGCCGCCGTCAATGCAGCCTGCATGGTCGGCCACTCGACGCTGCGCGCCGCCGTCATGCCGGACCTGCATCGCCCGGCCACGCCGGCCGAGATCGACGCCATGCGCGCGCTGGCCGAGGAAGCGATGGCCAGCGGCGCCATCGGCGTCTCCACCGGCACCTTCTACCCGCCCGCCGCCCATGCCACCACCGAGGAGATCATCGAGGTCTGCCGGCCGCTGGCCACGCACGGCGGCATCTACGCCACCCATATGCGCGACGAGGGCGAGCACATCGTGCCGGCGCTGGAAGAGACCTTCCGCATCGGCCGCGAGCTGGACGTGCCCGTGGTGATCTCGCACCACAAGCTGGCCGGCCAGCCCAACTTCGGCCGCTCCACGGAAACGCTGGCGCTGATCGAGCGCGCCATGGCCGCGCAGGACGTGTCGCTGGACGCCTATCCCTACGTGGCCGGCTCAACCATGCTCAAGAAAGACCGCGTGCTGCTGGCTGGCCGCGTGATCATCACCTGGTGCAAGCCCTGCCCCGAACTGACCGGGCGCGAGCTGGACGAGGTGGCGGCCGAGCGCGGCAAGTCCAAGTACGACGTGGTCGACGAACTGCAGCCCGCCGGCGCCATCTATTTCATGATGGACGAGGGCGACGTGCAGCGCATCCTGTCCTTCCCGCCCACCATGATTGGCTCCGACGGCCTGCCGCATGACGAGCGGCCGCATCCGCGCCTGTGGGGCACCTTCCCGCGCGTGCTCGGCCATTATTCCCGCGACCTGGGCCTGTTCCCGCTGGAGACCGCCGTCTGGAAAATGACCGGCCTGACCGCCGCCAAGTTCGGCCTGGCCGGACGCGGCCAGGTCCAGCCCGGCTGCTACGCCGATCTGACGGTGTTCGATCCGGCCCGCATCGCCGACGCCGCCTCGTTCGAGCGCCCCACCGAACGCGCCGCCGGCATCCATTCGGTGTACGTCAACGGCGCGCCGGTCTGGCGCGAGCATGCCTTCACCGGCCGGCATCCGGGCCGCGTGCTGGGCCGGGGCCCCGAGGCGTAG
- a CDS encoding helix-turn-helix domain-containing protein: MAAAKPAPPAIVGKEEMGARLRAERKAQKMTLQALSRASGIAVSTLSKAELGQIALSYEKFAALARALRIDMTRLFMPGDASPTQVAPTYVKNSLIEARDYITPNYHHRLLMGEYPGKKMIPIWATITSREVVEFDDYIRHPGQEFVLVLAGKVRIQFENGDSVVLGKLESAYFDSGIGHVYLTLSKQPAEVLAVCSDVEEIPTRKRPL; the protein is encoded by the coding sequence ATGGCAGCTGCCAAACCCGCTCCCCCCGCCATCGTAGGCAAGGAAGAAATGGGCGCCCGCCTGCGCGCCGAGCGCAAGGCCCAGAAGATGACCCTGCAGGCGCTGTCGCGCGCCTCGGGCATCGCGGTGTCCACGCTGTCCAAGGCCGAACTCGGCCAGATCGCGCTCAGCTACGAGAAGTTCGCCGCCCTGGCGCGCGCGCTGCGCATCGACATGACGCGCCTGTTCATGCCCGGCGACGCCTCGCCCACGCAGGTCGCGCCCACCTATGTGAAGAACAGCCTGATCGAGGCGCGCGACTACATCACGCCCAACTACCACCACCGCCTGCTCATGGGCGAGTATCCGGGCAAGAAGATGATCCCGATCTGGGCCACCATCACTTCCCGCGAAGTGGTGGAATTCGACGACTACATCCGCCACCCTGGCCAGGAATTCGTGCTGGTGCTGGCCGGCAAGGTCCGCATCCAGTTCGAGAACGGCGACAGCGTGGTGCTGGGCAAGCTCGAATCGGCCTACTTCGACAGCGGCATCGGCCACGTGTACCTGACCTTGAGCAAGCAGCCCGCCGAGGTGCTGGCGGTGTGCAGCGACGTGGAAGAGATACCGACGCGCAAGCGGCCGCTGTAG
- a CDS encoding ABC transporter ATP-binding protein produces MTPVPHLPPALLDVRGLDVRFRGRDGGHHAVKQLDFTLGQGETLALVGESGCGKSTTALALLRLLAPEASIAGEVRFRGQDLVRLPLPQLRAIRGGEISMIFQEPMTSLNPVHTVGAQIVESLRLHQGLSREAAHRRAVEMLALVKIPEPQRRIEDYPHNLSGGQRQRVMIAMAVACQPRLLIADEPTTALDVTVQARILELLDELRRELSMGLLLITHDLGVVSQWADRVLVMLDGEKVEEASAVELLARPRHAYTQGLLGASLHGGKALHYSSARLPEVRRAHGGAAGLQAQDSVRVHTPAPRGPTLLSVQSLRTTYRRREGDLLHAVDDVSFDIARGETLGLVGESGCGKSTLSRTLLRLTDPASGRIVLDGADLASLRPRQVRPWRKRIQMVFQDSYASLNPRRSVYDTLDAALALHGERDRHARRARIAAMLDRVGLPASAAGRYSHEFSGGQRQRIGIARALILRPDLVVLDEPVSALDVSIQAQILNLLVDLKQDFGLSYLFISHDLSVVRYLSDRVIVMHQGRIVEEGLPDEIWRAPRHPYTQALIAAAPRPGLRRGVQEPPPRSARAA; encoded by the coding sequence ATGACCCCTGTACCCCATCTTCCGCCCGCGCTGCTGGACGTGCGCGGCCTGGACGTCCGGTTCCGTGGCCGCGACGGCGGCCATCACGCCGTCAAGCAGCTGGATTTCACGCTGGGCCAGGGCGAGACGCTGGCGCTGGTGGGCGAATCGGGTTGCGGCAAATCGACCACCGCGCTGGCCCTGCTGCGCCTGCTGGCGCCCGAGGCCAGCATCGCCGGGGAAGTCCGCTTTCGCGGGCAGGACCTGGTCCGCCTGCCGTTGCCGCAGCTGCGCGCGATCCGGGGCGGCGAGATCTCGATGATCTTCCAGGAGCCGATGACCTCGCTCAATCCGGTGCATACCGTGGGCGCGCAGATCGTCGAGTCGTTGCGCCTGCACCAGGGCCTGTCGCGCGAGGCCGCGCACCGGAGGGCGGTGGAGATGCTGGCGCTGGTGAAGATCCCGGAGCCGCAGCGCCGCATCGAGGACTATCCGCACAACCTGTCCGGCGGCCAGCGCCAGCGCGTCATGATCGCCATGGCCGTCGCTTGCCAGCCCCGGCTGCTGATCGCCGACGAGCCGACCACGGCGCTGGATGTCACCGTGCAGGCGCGCATCCTGGAGTTGCTGGACGAGCTGCGGCGCGAACTGTCCATGGGCCTCCTGCTCATCACGCACGACCTGGGCGTGGTGTCGCAATGGGCCGACCGGGTGCTGGTCATGCTGGACGGCGAGAAAGTCGAAGAGGCGTCCGCCGTGGAATTGCTGGCGCGGCCGCGCCATGCGTATACGCAGGGCCTGCTGGGCGCTTCGCTGCACGGGGGCAAGGCGCTGCACTACAGCAGCGCGCGCCTGCCCGAGGTCCGGCGCGCGCATGGCGGCGCGGCGGGACTGCAGGCGCAGGATTCCGTCCGGGTCCACACGCCCGCGCCGCGCGGCCCCACGCTGCTGTCGGTGCAGTCCCTGCGCACGACGTACCGCCGGCGCGAGGGGGACCTGCTGCATGCGGTGGACGACGTATCGTTCGATATCGCGCGCGGCGAGACCCTGGGGCTGGTGGGCGAGTCCGGCTGCGGCAAGTCCACGCTGTCGCGCACGCTGCTCAGGCTGACCGACCCGGCATCCGGCCGCATCGTGCTGGACGGCGCGGACCTGGCGTCCCTGCGGCCGCGCCAGGTTCGACCGTGGCGCAAGCGCATCCAGATGGTGTTCCAGGATTCGTATGCCTCGCTCAATCCCCGCCGCAGCGTGTACGACACGCTGGATGCGGCGCTGGCGCTGCATGGCGAACGCGACCGCCACGCCCGGCGCGCGCGCATCGCCGCCATGCTGGACCGGGTCGGGCTGCCGGCCTCGGCCGCCGGCCGCTACTCGCACGAGTTCTCCGGCGGACAGCGCCAGCGCATCGGCATCGCCCGCGCGCTGATCCTGCGCCCGGACCTGGTGGTGCTGGACGAGCCGGTGTCGGCGCTGGACGTGTCCATTCAGGCCCAGATCCTGAACCTGCTGGTGGACCTGAAGCAGGACTTCGGCCTGTCGTACCTGTTCATCTCGCACGACCTGTCGGTGGTGCGCTACCTGTCGGACCGCGTCATCGTCATGCACCAGGGCAGGATCGTGGAGGAAGGGCTGCCGGACGAGATTTGGCGCGCGCCGCGCCATCCCTACACCCAGGCGCTGATCGCCGCCGCGCCCAGGCCGGGCTTGCGGCGGGGCGTGCAGGAACCGCCGCCGCGCAGCGCGCGCGCGGCATGA
- a CDS encoding ABC transporter ATP-binding protein, with translation MRTEPVLRVRDLTTCFDGDETTTVAVNGLSFDLLPGETLGLVGESGCGKSVTSLSIMRLLRAPGRVAGGAIEFAGQDLLALPEKAMRAIRGNQLSMIFQEPMTSLNPVLTIGRQIAESLTLHQGLSRREALAQAERLLDLVQISDPARRVHEYPYQLSGGMRQRAMIAMALACQPKVLIADEPTTALDVTIQAQILHLLRDIQARLGTAIVLITHDLGVVAQMCQRVIVMYAGRKVEEGSVDDVLDRPQHPYTQALIRSLPAFADGQGHDVRLAELPGIVPVITPESRGCAFAARCPQAMPRCTEEIPPAVDAAERHRSWCWARAEAHPRSAARFPLKGAPPRTGEAGSARPREVAPVPASGMARSVKEH, from the coding sequence ATGCGAACCGAACCCGTGTTGCGCGTGCGCGACCTGACCACCTGTTTCGATGGCGACGAGACCACCACGGTGGCCGTCAACGGCCTGTCGTTCGATCTGCTGCCCGGCGAGACGCTGGGCCTGGTCGGCGAATCCGGCTGCGGCAAGAGCGTCACCTCGCTGTCCATCATGCGGCTGCTGCGCGCGCCCGGCCGCGTCGCCGGCGGCGCCATCGAATTCGCGGGCCAGGATCTGCTGGCGCTGCCCGAGAAGGCCATGCGCGCCATCCGCGGCAACCAGCTGTCGATGATCTTCCAGGAGCCGATGACCTCGCTCAACCCCGTACTCACCATCGGCCGCCAGATCGCCGAATCGCTGACGCTGCACCAGGGCCTGTCGCGGCGCGAGGCGCTGGCGCAGGCCGAGCGGCTGCTGGACCTGGTGCAGATCTCCGATCCGGCCCGCCGCGTGCATGAATACCCGTACCAGCTGTCCGGCGGCATGCGCCAGCGCGCCATGATCGCGATGGCGCTGGCCTGCCAGCCCAAGGTGCTGATCGCCGACGAGCCCACCACGGCGCTGGACGTGACCATCCAGGCCCAGATCCTGCACCTGCTGCGCGACATCCAGGCGCGGCTGGGCACGGCCATCGTGCTGATCACGCACGACCTGGGCGTGGTGGCGCAGATGTGCCAGCGCGTCATCGTGATGTACGCCGGCCGCAAGGTCGAGGAAGGCAGCGTGGACGACGTGCTGGACCGTCCGCAGCATCCCTACACGCAGGCCCTGATCCGCTCGCTGCCGGCCTTCGCCGACGGCCAGGGGCACGACGTCCGGCTGGCCGAGCTGCCCGGCATCGTGCCGGTGATCACGCCCGAGTCGCGCGGCTGCGCCTTCGCCGCGCGCTGCCCGCAGGCGATGCCGCGCTGTACCGAGGAAATTCCGCCGGCCGTCGACGCCGCCGAGCGTCACCGCAGCTGGTGCTGGGCAAGGGCGGAAGCCCACCCCCGAAGCGCTGCGCGCTTCCCCCTCAAGGGGGCGCCGCCGCGGACCGGCGAAGCCGGCTCCGCGCGGCCCCGCGAAGTCGCACCGGTGCCAGCATCGGGCATGGCGCGTAGCGTCAAGGAACACTGA
- a CDS encoding acyl-CoA dehydrogenase family protein, protein MTATSTTDRPSASARDRTAGRPAWRRDDILASLPGQAEALLAGAVARERERRLPFDAFDAVRASGLGALLVPAEHGGPDGTLEDVAEAIITLAAADSNVPHALRLHYNVSALWRVLPADEHVRQQFGRILAGKLFGGASTEQGTPKPGLITTRLTRQDGHYRLNGRKYYSTGTLYADYAYIAAIDEQDQPVTVILPLDRPGLEIVDDWDGFGQRLTASGSLLLHDARVEESELQRVSLRELGLPSHHISAWRQLVLVATAAGIVRALVRETRDYVRSKGRAALHSSADAARDDPFIQQAIGDIAAHSHAIDALVRDTARELERGAQAIRRRAPDAQAIVLQGGLATAKTQLIVSKLALHAGQQLFEAGGASATSSALQLDRHWRNLRTIFSHNPLSHKARVLGDYHLNGTTTEFEQGRVF, encoded by the coding sequence ATGACCGCGACATCGACGACAGACCGCCCCTCGGCCAGCGCGCGGGACAGGACGGCGGGCCGCCCCGCCTGGCGCCGCGACGATATCCTCGCCAGCCTGCCGGGCCAGGCCGAGGCCCTGCTCGCCGGCGCCGTGGCGCGCGAACGCGAGCGGCGCCTGCCCTTCGACGCCTTCGACGCCGTGCGCGCGTCGGGCCTGGGCGCGCTGCTGGTGCCGGCCGAGCATGGCGGGCCGGACGGCACGCTGGAGGACGTGGCCGAGGCCATCATCACGCTGGCCGCCGCCGACTCCAACGTGCCACACGCGCTGCGCCTGCACTACAACGTGTCCGCGCTGTGGCGCGTGCTGCCGGCGGACGAACACGTGCGGCAGCAGTTCGGCCGCATCCTGGCCGGCAAGCTGTTCGGCGGCGCCTCGACGGAACAGGGCACGCCCAAACCCGGCCTCATCACCACGCGGCTGACGCGCCAGGACGGCCACTACCGCCTGAACGGCCGCAAGTACTACTCGACCGGCACCCTGTACGCCGACTACGCCTACATCGCCGCCATCGACGAGCAGGACCAGCCCGTCACCGTGATCCTGCCGCTGGACCGCCCGGGCCTGGAGATCGTGGACGACTGGGACGGCTTCGGCCAGCGCCTGACGGCCAGCGGCAGCCTGCTGCTGCACGATGCCCGCGTCGAGGAATCCGAACTGCAGCGCGTGTCCCTGCGCGAGCTGGGACTGCCCAGCCATCACATTTCCGCCTGGCGCCAGCTGGTGCTGGTGGCGACGGCCGCCGGCATCGTGCGGGCGCTGGTACGGGAAACCCGGGACTACGTGCGCAGCAAGGGCCGCGCGGCCCTGCACAGCAGCGCGGACGCGGCCCGCGACGATCCCTTCATCCAGCAGGCCATCGGCGATATCGCGGCGCACAGCCATGCCATCGACGCGCTGGTGCGCGACACGGCCCGCGAGCTGGAACGCGGCGCGCAAGCCATCCGGCGGCGCGCGCCCGACGCCCAGGCCATCGTGCTGCAGGGCGGGCTGGCCACGGCCAAGACGCAGCTCATCGTCAGCAAGCTCGCGCTGCACGCCGGCCAGCAGCTGTTCGAGGCGGGCGGCGCGTCGGCCACCTCGTCCGCCTTGCAACTGGACCGGCACTGGCGCAACCTGCGCACGATCTTCAGCCACAACCCGTTGAGCCACAAGGCGCGCGTGCTGGGCGACTATCACCTGAACGGCACGACCACCGAGTTCGAGCAGGGACGGGTGTTCTGA
- a CDS encoding ABC transporter permease, producing MTTTSIPLPARKPAGRRALRSLRRHPTLYLGCAILILLALAALAAPWLATIDPQDIDPLARMKPPSAEHLFGTDALGRDVYSRTIWGARVSLLVGAAVALASTVIGVALGMLAGYFRRVDALIMRVMDGLMAIPGVLLAIALMATLKGGLGTVVIAIVIPEIPRVVRLVRALVLTIREQPYIEAAVASGTRVPAILLRHILPNLFAPLMVQATFIAASAILTEAVLSFLGVGIPPHTPSWGNIMAEGRNFVAVAFHIILYPGLFLGVTVLAVNLVGDGLRDMLDPRLAKKL from the coding sequence ATGACCACGACCTCAATTCCGCTGCCGGCGCGCAAGCCCGCCGGCCGCCGCGCGCTGCGTTCGCTGCGGCGCCATCCGACGCTGTACCTGGGCTGCGCCATCCTGATCCTGCTGGCGCTGGCGGCGCTGGCCGCGCCCTGGCTGGCCACCATCGATCCGCAGGACATCGACCCGCTGGCGCGCATGAAACCGCCCTCGGCCGAGCACCTGTTCGGCACCGACGCGCTGGGCCGCGATGTGTACTCGCGCACCATCTGGGGCGCGCGGGTCTCGCTGCTGGTCGGCGCGGCGGTGGCGCTGGCGTCCACCGTGATCGGCGTGGCGCTGGGCATGCTGGCCGGCTACTTCCGCCGCGTCGACGCGCTGATCATGCGCGTCATGGACGGGCTGATGGCCATCCCCGGCGTGCTGCTGGCGATCGCGCTGATGGCCACGCTCAAGGGCGGCCTGGGCACCGTCGTCATCGCCATCGTGATCCCGGAAATCCCGCGCGTGGTGCGGCTGGTGCGCGCGCTGGTGCTGACCATCCGCGAGCAGCCCTACATCGAGGCGGCGGTGGCGTCCGGCACGCGCGTGCCGGCCATCCTGCTGCGCCACATCCTGCCCAACCTGTTCGCGCCGCTGATGGTGCAGGCCACCTTCATCGCGGCCTCGGCCATCCTGACCGAGGCGGTGCTGAGCTTCCTGGGCGTGGGCATTCCGCCGCACACGCCCAGCTGGGGCAACATCATGGCCGAGGGCCGCAACTTCGTGGCGGTGGCGTTCCACATCATCCTCTACCCCGGCCTGTTCCTGGGCGTGACCGTGCTGGCCGTCAACCTGGTGGGCGACGGGCTGCGCGACATGCTGGATCCGCGCCTGGCCAAGAAACTCTAG
- a CDS encoding aldo/keto reductase: MSYRYLGRSGLKVSRLALGTMMFGGPTDEPTSHEIIARAKARGVNFIDTADVYQKGRTEEVVGRAIRHDRDDWVLATKFANPLGEGPNDRGTSRKWIIQAVEGSLRRLGTDYLDILYFHRADFNAPLGEAVRAIGDLVRAGKLRYFGVSNFRGWRIAEAAHLADAEGIDRPVASQPLYNLVNRSAEAEQLPAAAAYGVGVVSYSPLARGVLTAKYDPDQPPAEGTRAARQDRRLLETEWRPESLRIARRIRDYLDTKGIDPVQFALGWVLNNRLVTSAIAGPRTIEQWESYANALDYVFTAEDEALVDSLVAAGHPSTPGFTDPGHPVEGRVPYAAPATRAATEE, from the coding sequence ATGAGCTATCGCTACCTGGGCCGCAGCGGCCTGAAAGTATCCCGCCTGGCATTGGGCACCATGATGTTCGGCGGCCCCACGGACGAACCCACTTCCCACGAGATCATCGCGCGGGCCAAGGCCCGGGGCGTCAACTTCATCGACACCGCCGACGTCTACCAGAAGGGCCGCACCGAGGAAGTCGTGGGCCGCGCCATCCGGCACGACCGCGACGACTGGGTGCTGGCCACCAAGTTCGCCAACCCGCTGGGCGAGGGCCCCAACGACCGGGGCACCTCCCGCAAGTGGATCATCCAGGCCGTGGAAGGCAGTCTGCGCCGGCTGGGCACCGATTACCTCGACATCCTGTACTTCCACCGCGCCGACTTCAACGCCCCGCTGGGCGAGGCCGTGCGCGCCATCGGCGACCTGGTCCGCGCCGGCAAGCTGCGCTATTTCGGCGTGTCGAATTTCCGTGGGTGGCGCATCGCCGAAGCGGCGCACCTGGCCGACGCCGAGGGCATCGACCGGCCCGTGGCCAGCCAGCCGCTGTACAACCTCGTCAACCGCAGCGCCGAGGCCGAGCAGCTTCCGGCCGCGGCGGCCTATGGCGTGGGCGTGGTGTCCTACAGCCCGCTGGCGCGCGGCGTGCTCACGGCCAAGTACGACCCCGACCAGCCGCCGGCCGAAGGCACGCGCGCGGCGCGCCAGGACAGGCGGCTGCTGGAAACGGAGTGGCGACCGGAATCGCTGCGCATCGCCCGCCGCATCCGCGACTACCTCGACACCAAGGGCATCGATCCCGTGCAGTTCGCGCTGGGCTGGGTGCTCAACAACCGGCTGGTGACCAGCGCCATCGCCGGCCCGCGCACCATCGAGCAATGGGAGTCCTACGCCAACGCGCTCGACTACGTCTTCACCGCCGAGGACGAGGCGCTGGTGGACAGCCTGGTGGCCGCCGGCCATCCGTCCACGCCCGGCTTCACCGATCCCGGACACCCGGTGGAAGGCCGCGTGCCTTACGCCGCACCGGCCACACGCGCCGCAACGGAGGAATGA
- a CDS encoding ABC transporter ATP-binding protein encodes MDTPISAASPMLDVSGLKKHYPVDGGRVLRAVDGVSLSVPRGQTLSLVGESGCGKSTTGKCLIRLTDPTEGRILLEGQDLAAMNGEQLRAMRRRMQFIFQDPFSSMNPRMRVRDIIGEPLRNFGHGRAAIRERVAELLARVSLRPDAAERYPHEFSGGQRQRIVIARALALEPALIVCDEPVSALDVSVQAQVINLLMDLQRDLGLTYVFISHDLSVVRHISHHVAVMYLGRIVETGPRDAVFSRPAHPYTRALMASVPSARQGERRPAQVLKGEIPSPLSPPSGCAFRTRCPQAAPRCAEEAPAQREIAPGQQVACHFV; translated from the coding sequence ATGGACACTCCGATTTCCGCCGCCTCGCCCATGCTGGACGTCAGCGGCCTGAAAAAACACTACCCGGTCGACGGCGGACGCGTCCTGCGCGCGGTCGATGGCGTCTCGCTGTCGGTGCCGCGCGGCCAGACCTTGAGCCTGGTCGGTGAATCCGGCTGCGGCAAGTCCACCACCGGCAAGTGCCTGATCCGGCTGACTGATCCGACCGAGGGCCGCATCCTGCTCGAAGGCCAGGACCTGGCCGCGATGAACGGCGAGCAGCTGCGCGCCATGCGCCGGCGCATGCAGTTCATCTTCCAGGATCCGTTCTCGTCGATGAACCCGCGCATGCGCGTGCGCGACATCATCGGCGAACCGCTGCGCAATTTCGGCCACGGCCGCGCCGCCATCCGCGAACGCGTGGCCGAGCTGCTGGCCCGCGTCAGCCTGCGGCCCGACGCCGCCGAGCGCTATCCGCACGAGTTCTCCGGCGGCCAGCGCCAGCGCATCGTGATCGCGCGCGCGCTGGCGCTGGAACCGGCGCTGATCGTCTGCGACGAGCCGGTGTCGGCGCTGGACGTGTCGGTGCAGGCGCAGGTCATCAACCTGCTGATGGACCTGCAGCGCGACCTGGGCCTGACCTATGTCTTCATCTCGCACGACCTGAGCGTGGTGCGGCACATCAGCCATCACGTCGCCGTCATGTACCTGGGCAGGATCGTCGAGACCGGTCCGCGCGACGCCGTCTTCAGCCGGCCGGCGCATCCGTACACGCGCGCGCTGATGGCCTCGGTGCCGTCGGCGCGCCAGGGCGAACGCCGGCCCGCGCAGGTGCTCAAGGGCGAGATCCCCAGCCCGCTGTCGCCGCCGTCCGGCTGCGCCTTCCGCACCCGCTGCCCGCAGGCCGCGCCGCGCTGCGCCGAGGAAGCGCCGGCGCAGCGCGAGATCGCGCCGGGCCAGCAGGTGGCCTGTCATTTCGTCTGA
- a CDS encoding RtcB family protein: protein MKNISRLQSALKRQGILVERRHGAYHLSNQHAQASVLLPEALPLEEKAVDQLLAFASVRSPDAHHGVCKACATPDFHPGSVAPVGTIVATDAEFVIPAAIGTDINCGMRLLTTGLKQAAVEARKPELLRGLTRVLLENGRNVPVPGRAFRALFDDGPQAFIERLSSEGLWARADRDQLQAELAQCVSLADFGGAARYAPEGMVGSRETIRDPGLGTPGGGNHFVELQVVDEILDRHAAYAAGLVKGEVVVMIHTGSRDVGFHVGSRWMDRARAAWPKGLKHPDSKLYGLAGELADEYLTAMGTAARYAWANRMVLGEMVRQEMEAAVGGLRARLVVDVPHNVVLREQGLNIHRKGATPARAGDLALIPGSMGDFSFVASGLGNADWLWSCSHGAGRSVRRQAVRRMKQESASGTWQCVTLREERRIEEAPQAYKPIGPVLEAQEQAGLIRSVARLRPWVTFKA, encoded by the coding sequence GTGAAGAACATTTCCCGACTTCAATCCGCCCTGAAACGTCAGGGCATCCTGGTGGAACGCCGGCATGGCGCGTACCACCTCAGCAATCAACACGCGCAGGCATCCGTCCTGCTTCCCGAGGCCCTTCCGCTGGAAGAAAAGGCCGTGGACCAGCTATTGGCCTTCGCCTCGGTGCGCTCGCCCGACGCGCACCATGGCGTCTGCAAGGCCTGCGCCACGCCGGACTTCCATCCGGGCAGCGTGGCGCCGGTGGGCACCATCGTGGCCACGGACGCCGAATTCGTCATCCCCGCCGCCATCGGCACGGACATCAATTGCGGTATGCGCCTGCTGACCACCGGCCTGAAGCAGGCCGCCGTCGAGGCGCGCAAGCCGGAACTGCTGCGCGGGCTGACTCGCGTGCTGCTGGAGAACGGCCGCAACGTGCCGGTCCCCGGCCGCGCGTTCCGCGCCCTGTTCGATGACGGTCCGCAGGCCTTCATCGAGCGGCTGTCGTCCGAGGGCCTGTGGGCGCGCGCGGACCGCGATCAGCTGCAGGCCGAACTCGCGCAGTGCGTGAGCCTGGCCGATTTCGGCGGCGCGGCCCGCTACGCGCCGGAAGGCATGGTGGGCAGCCGCGAGACGATTCGCGATCCCGGCCTGGGCACGCCCGGCGGCGGCAATCACTTCGTCGAGTTGCAGGTCGTCGACGAGATCCTGGATCGGCACGCCGCCTACGCGGCGGGGCTGGTCAAAGGCGAGGTGGTCGTGATGATCCACACCGGCTCGCGCGACGTGGGCTTTCACGTCGGCAGCCGTTGGATGGACCGCGCGCGCGCCGCCTGGCCCAAGGGCCTGAAGCATCCGGACAGCAAGCTCTATGGGTTGGCCGGCGAACTGGCGGACGAGTACCTGACCGCCATGGGCACGGCGGCCCGATATGCCTGGGCCAACCGCATGGTGCTGGGCGAGATGGTCAGGCAGGAAATGGAGGCCGCTGTCGGCGGCCTGCGCGCCCGCCTGGTGGTCGACGTGCCGCACAACGTGGTGCTGCGCGAGCAGGGGCTGAACATCCATCGCAAGGGTGCGACGCCGGCGCGCGCGGGCGACCTGGCGCTGATTCCCGGCTCCATGGGCGACTTCAGCTTCGTGGCCAGCGGCCTGGGCAATGCCGACTGGCTCTGGTCGTGCAGCCACGGCGCGGGCCGCAGCGTGCGGCGGCAGGCCGTGCGCCGCATGAAGCAGGAATCCGCGTCGGGCACCTGGCAGTGCGTGACCCTGCGCGAAGAGCGCAGGATCGAGGAGGCGCCGCAGGCCTACAAGCCGATCGGCCCCGTGCTGGAAGCGCAGGAGCAGGCGGGACTGATCCGATCCGTCGCGCGGCTGCGGCCGTGGGTGACGTTCAAGGCATGA